The Nitrospirota bacterium genome has a window encoding:
- a CDS encoding flagellar hook-length control protein FliK, producing the protein MAIQQVTVKPEHIKKTGPVKKTERQSGKGEDMFSTLLSLSLNIANQQIKDTGLAEKNTENEKPAKAADKKEGSDDENKMKGSRVQVAKGSSETSMSMPLTKDNENPNPHPPVTTSGASFNPLPEGEEISLPLKGRGRVGMGSFSGEPDMNGALTKGHENQGDKNVPPILFKGRRILEIPSPLRGESQGGGELRVSSCEPLMSHEITKNNENPLLFTLLEKSGEGGVDTTTDFKLPVDILPDSIVNPQIENLDNNKLLNDNGMLVTAVKGTPVNTDGNNISSQSVYRYADQGNLVQYMSQQIIHASHVGTHTAKISLRPAELGDLRLDISVADKNVKALIVVENEEIKKMVESGFNSLRDDLKNQGLNVEQFSVEIQKDDFMDNFKSLYERNEKGSNKWENIIAGKNTGSTEHPLMMPALFGIGVKGGISIFA; encoded by the coding sequence TTGGCAATTCAGCAGGTTACTGTAAAACCGGAACATATAAAAAAGACAGGGCCGGTCAAAAAAACTGAAAGGCAGTCCGGCAAAGGTGAAGATATGTTCTCAACACTCCTTTCTCTTTCATTGAATATTGCCAATCAACAAATAAAAGACACCGGTCTTGCAGAAAAAAACACAGAGAATGAAAAGCCTGCTAAGGCCGCAGATAAAAAAGAAGGCAGTGATGATGAAAATAAAATGAAGGGTTCAAGGGTTCAAGTGGCCAAGGGTTCAAGTGAAACGTCTATGAGTATGCCGCTAACAAAGGATAATGAAAACCCCAACCCTCACCCCCCCGTTACTACTTCGGGGGCAAGCTTTAATCCTCTCCCTGAGGGAGAGGAAATTTCTCTCCCTTTAAAGGGGAGGGGCAGGGTGGGGATGGGGTCTTTTTCGGGTGAACCGGACATGAACGGGGCGCTCACAAAGGGGCATGAAAATCAAGGGGACAAGAATGTCCCGCCTATCCTCTTCAAAGGGAGGCGAATCCTCGAAATTCCCTCCCCCTTGAGGGGGGAGAGTCAGGGTGGGGGTGAGCTGCGAGTATCTTCGTGTGAACCTTTAATGAGCCATGAAATTACAAAGAACAACGAAAATCCCCTTCTATTTACACTGTTAGAAAAGAGTGGCGAGGGGGGAGTTGATACCACTACTGATTTTAAATTACCTGTGGATATTCTTCCAGATAGTATTGTTAATCCACAAATCGAAAACTTAGACAATAATAAATTGCTCAATGACAACGGTATGCTTGTTACTGCTGTTAAAGGGACGCCTGTTAATACAGATGGTAATAATATAAGTTCGCAATCAGTTTACAGATATGCGGATCAGGGAAATCTGGTCCAGTATATGTCACAGCAGATTATCCATGCATCTCATGTCGGGACACATACTGCAAAGATCAGTCTCAGACCGGCTGAACTTGGGGATCTCCGCCTTGATATATCTGTAGCTGATAAGAATGTAAAGGCCCTTATTGTCGTTGAGAATGAGGAGATAAAAAAGATGGTTGAATCCGGCTTTAATAGTCTCAGGGATGATTTAAAAAATCAGGGCCTTAATGTAGAGCAGTTTAGTGTAGAGATACAAAAAGATGATTTCATGGATAATTTTAAATCACTGTATGAAAGGAATGAAAAAGGTTCAAATAAATGGGAAAACATTA